A single region of the Nocardioides aurantiacus genome encodes:
- a CDS encoding response regulator transcription factor, whose protein sequence is MTTVLLIDDHELIRQGLAGAFAQDERFEVVGQAGSVADGLAQVARLQPDVVVTDVRLPDGSGLDVVRTLRKDDKQIGLVVLTMYAGDEQLFAAMDAGASAFVGKDAPTSTVVSAAKQASVAPLTFTCTGLAEAMMRRMRSGAPRLTDRERQVLDLLAEGLGVSQIAAKLYLSESTAKSHIGRIYDKLGAANRAQALVTAMRMGLIADATPPR, encoded by the coding sequence ATGACCACCGTGCTGCTGATCGACGACCACGAGCTGATCCGTCAGGGTCTGGCCGGCGCCTTCGCCCAGGACGAGCGGTTCGAGGTGGTGGGCCAGGCCGGCTCGGTCGCCGACGGCCTCGCCCAGGTCGCGCGCCTGCAGCCCGACGTCGTCGTCACCGACGTGCGCCTCCCCGACGGCTCCGGTCTCGACGTGGTGCGCACGCTGCGCAAGGACGACAAGCAGATCGGGCTCGTGGTGCTGACGATGTACGCCGGCGACGAGCAGCTGTTCGCGGCCATGGACGCCGGGGCGTCGGCCTTCGTCGGCAAGGACGCCCCCACCTCCACCGTCGTCTCCGCCGCCAAGCAGGCCTCGGTGGCCCCGCTCACCTTCACCTGCACCGGCCTCGCCGAGGCGATGATGCGGCGGATGCGCTCGGGTGCCCCGCGCCTGACCGACCGCGAGCGCCAGGTGCTCGACCTCCTCGCCGAGGGGCTGGGCGTCAGCCAGATCGCCGCCAAGCTCTACCTCAGCGAGTCGACGGCCAAGAGCCACATCGGCCGCATCTACGACAAGCTCGGGGCCGCCAACCGGGCCCAGGCCCTGGTCACCGCCATGCGGATGGGGCTCATCGCGGACGCCACCCCGCCCCGCTGA